A window of Vigna unguiculata cultivar IT97K-499-35 chromosome 4, ASM411807v1, whole genome shotgun sequence contains these coding sequences:
- the LOC114180744 gene encoding uncharacterized protein LOC114180744, with protein sequence MPNQPDDSNMSHRLDDTDEPDQLDNANRLDQLDDTNRLSQADDLNELGCTDESDGIGRPDDPNKSCQLTDVDGLDWLDEPDGPNQAISQTSRTETTTQTSQPDDQDELDQHDDPDKLDQPDDLDGHDRPDDPDMSSRVDNPNMSSRVDDPNGPDRVDDLDRL encoded by the exons ATGCCCAACCAACCTGATGACTCAAACATGTCTCACCGGCTCGATGACACAGACGAGCCCGACCAGCTCGACAACGCAAACAGGCTCGATCAACTCGACGACACAAATAGACTGAGTCAAGCCGATGACCTCAATGAGCTTGGCTGCACTGACGAATCAG ACGGGATTGGCCGGCCCGACGATCCAAACAAGTCTTGCCAGCTAACCGACGTAGATGGGCTTGACTGGCTCGATGAACCAGACGGGCCAAATCAAGCAATTTCCCAAACAAGCCGAACTGAGACAACGACACAAACGAGTCAA CCCGATGACCAAGACGAACTTGATCAGCACGATGACCCAGACAAACTTGATCAGCCTGATGACCTAGACGGGCATGAtcggcccgacgacccagacatgTCGAGCCGTGTTGATAACCCAAACATGTCGAGTCGTGTCGATGATCCAAATGGACCGGACCGAGTCGATGACCTTGACAGGCTTTAA